The following coding sequences are from one Streptomyces sp. V3I7 window:
- a CDS encoding VOC family protein — MLTTHFVTGAPNWIDVGAPDLEGAVAFYGGLFGWEFRSAGPDAGGYGFFQRDGRVVAGGVETAAEQAPPAWTVYFQSEDAQATAEAAEQTHGSVLVQPTDVMDKGRMAVLADPAGAVFGIWQPGRRKGVDLAGRPGSLTWVELYTPDVAASAAFYHRTLGLETSAVPFPGGTYTCVNPAEGGEEAMFGGIVRPSDEVVGTGRGAYWLPYFDVEDTDAVVTRARELGGTVTTPATTVEGVGRMAELADPYGARFAVIRSEPPQE; from the coding sequence CGTCACCGGTGCTCCGAACTGGATCGACGTCGGCGCACCCGACCTGGAGGGCGCCGTCGCCTTCTACGGCGGGCTGTTCGGCTGGGAGTTCCGGTCCGCGGGGCCGGACGCCGGCGGGTACGGCTTCTTCCAGCGGGACGGCCGCGTGGTCGCCGGGGGCGTGGAGACGGCGGCCGAACAGGCCCCGCCGGCCTGGACCGTGTACTTCCAGAGCGAGGACGCCCAGGCCACGGCGGAGGCCGCCGAGCAGACGCACGGCAGCGTCCTGGTCCAGCCGACGGACGTGATGGACAAGGGCCGGATGGCGGTCCTCGCCGACCCGGCGGGCGCGGTGTTCGGAATCTGGCAGCCCGGCCGGCGCAAGGGCGTGGACCTGGCCGGCCGTCCCGGTTCGCTGACCTGGGTCGAGCTGTACACGCCGGACGTCGCGGCGTCCGCCGCCTTCTACCACCGCACCCTGGGCCTGGAGACCTCGGCCGTGCCCTTCCCCGGCGGCACGTACACGTGCGTCAACCCCGCCGAGGGCGGCGAGGAGGCCATGTTCGGCGGGATCGTCCGGCCGTCCGACGAGGTGGTGGGGACCGGGCGCGGCGCCTACTGGCTGCCCTACTTCGATGTCGAGGACACGGACGCCGTGGTGACGCGGGCCCGGGAACTGGGCGGCACGGTGACCACGCCGGCCACGACCGTGGAGGGCGTGGGCCGCATGGCCGAACTGGCCGACCCGTACGGGGCCCGCTTCGCCGTGATCAGGAGCGAACCGCCGCAGGAGTAG